A window of the Sphingobium sp. CAP-1 genome harbors these coding sequences:
- a CDS encoding sensor histidine kinase, with amino-acid sequence MAPATDSRRNDGAPFAVRWSGRLSLTPRILAVNVFALALLAGGFFYLDSYRTRMVDDRLVQSARELKLLAIGLENAPADRQDALIAAYARQTEDRVRRYDASGLRIADSFTMNAPRYRLRLPSEEEWQRHVARFLDKAVDRIVSADRPPDFEEPAIDRADAWPEVVQALHSNQPRAATRYAPDRTFMISAAVRVHDGTVLLATENARDITRTVRAERLRLGMVLAVAALASVLLSLFLARTIVQPLQRLARAAVRVRLGRAREVTVPRLPERRDEIGMLARALSDMSHALRQRIDATDAFAADVSHELKNPIASLRSALDALDRVDRPDLRAQLMAIAQDDVRRLDRLVTDIAEASRVDAELSRTRFEPIDLGLLIERMVIAREARGVPRGVRLAFARPRKDVAVVLGEEGRLIRVLDNLIDNAVSFSPEGGLVQIIATVADDEVLLSVEDEGPGVPESEREHIFRRFHSVRPEGEAFGKHSGLGLAIARSIVEGHQGKIAIGDREDERDGARFVVRLPMAVARDPGIVSE; translated from the coding sequence ATGGCGCCGGCTACCGATTCTCGGAGGAATGACGGCGCGCCGTTCGCGGTGCGCTGGTCGGGACGATTGAGCCTGACCCCGCGCATCCTGGCGGTCAACGTCTTTGCGCTGGCGCTGCTCGCCGGCGGTTTCTTCTATCTCGACAGCTATCGCACCCGCATGGTCGACGATCGGCTGGTGCAATCCGCGCGCGAGCTGAAGCTGCTCGCCATCGGCCTCGAAAATGCGCCCGCCGACCGGCAGGATGCGCTGATCGCCGCCTATGCCCGCCAGACCGAGGATCGGGTGCGCCGCTATGATGCGTCGGGCCTGCGGATCGCCGACAGCTTCACCATGAATGCGCCGCGCTATCGCCTGCGCCTGCCGTCAGAGGAAGAATGGCAGCGCCATGTCGCCCGCTTCCTCGACAAGGCGGTCGACCGCATCGTCTCCGCCGATCGCCCGCCCGATTTCGAGGAACCGGCGATCGACCGCGCCGATGCCTGGCCCGAAGTCGTGCAGGCGTTGCACAGCAACCAGCCCAGGGCGGCGACCCGCTATGCGCCCGATCGCACCTTCATGATTTCCGCCGCCGTGCGGGTGCATGACGGCACCGTGCTGCTCGCCACCGAAAATGCGCGCGACATCACCCGCACCGTCCGCGCCGAACGATTGCGGCTGGGCATGGTGCTGGCGGTCGCGGCGCTGGCGTCGGTGCTGCTGTCGCTGTTCCTTGCCCGCACCATCGTCCAGCCGCTCCAGCGTCTGGCCCGCGCCGCCGTGCGCGTGCGGCTGGGCCGGGCGCGCGAAGTCACCGTGCCGCGCCTGCCCGAACGGCGCGACGAGATCGGGATGCTCGCCCGCGCGCTCTCCGACATGAGCCATGCGCTGCGCCAGCGGATCGACGCGACCGACGCCTTCGCCGCCGATGTCAGCCATGAACTCAAGAACCCGATCGCCTCGCTCCGTTCCGCGCTGGACGCGCTCGACCGGGTCGACCGGCCGGACCTGCGCGCGCAACTGATGGCCATCGCCCAGGACGATGTGCGCCGGCTCGACCGGCTCGTCACCGACATTGCCGAAGCCTCGCGCGTCGATGCCGAACTGTCCCGCACCCGGTTCGAACCGATCGACCTTGGTCTGCTGATCGAACGGATGGTCATCGCCCGCGAAGCGCGCGGCGTGCCGCGCGGCGTCCGCCTCGCCTTCGCCCGCCCGCGCAAGGATGTCGCGGTGGTTCTGGGTGAGGAAGGCCGGCTGATCCGCGTCCTCGACAATCTGATCGACAATGCCGTGTCCTTCTCGCCCGAAGGCGGGCTGGTCCAGATCATCGCCACCGTCGCCGATGACGAAGTGCTGCTGAGTGTCGAGGATGAAGGGCCGGGCGTCCCCGAATCCGAACGCGAACATATTTTCCGCCGCTTCCACAGCGTCCGGCCGGAAGGCGAAGCGTTCGGCAAACATTCGGGCCTGGGCCTCGCCATCGCCCGCTCCATTGTCGAGGGGCATCAGGGCAAGATCGCGATCGGCGACCGCGAGGACGAACGGGATGGCGCCCGCTTCGTCGTCCGCCTGCCGATGGCGGTCGCGCGCGATCCCGGCATCGTGTCGGAATAG
- a CDS encoding HPr kinase/phosphorylase has product MARALSSETLHATSIAIGGRAVLLCGPSGSGKSDLGLRLIDRGALLVSDDYTLVKRVDGHLSATAPTTITGKIEVRGLGIIDLPHVAEAPVALIADLFDKVDRMPLEPLYRAVAGVNVPVIKIAPFETSAPIKVELALRTLGLKAQGQA; this is encoded by the coding sequence ATGGCGCGCGCACTTTCATCCGAAACGCTTCATGCGACCAGCATCGCCATCGGGGGCCGCGCTGTTCTGCTGTGCGGGCCGAGCGGCAGCGGCAAATCCGACCTGGGCCTGCGCCTGATCGATCGCGGCGCCCTGCTGGTCAGCGACGACTATACCCTCGTCAAACGCGTCGATGGCCATCTGAGCGCCACCGCGCCCACCACCATCACCGGCAAGATCGAGGTGCGCGGCCTGGGCATCATCGACCTGCCCCATGTCGCAGAAGCCCCCGTCGCGCTGATCGCCGATCTGTTCGACAAGGTCGACCGGATGCCGCTGGAACCGCTTTACCGCGCCGTCGCCGGGGTCAATGTGCCGGTCATCAAGATCGCGCCCTTTGAAACCTCCGCTCCGATCAAGGTCGAACTGGCGCTCAGGACATTGGGGCTGAAGGCGCAGGGCCAAGCATGA
- a CDS encoding AI-2E family transporter produces the protein MDAKAPPPLHVTPKLEDGFFLGVVLLVSIAFALVVEPFFAAILWGVIAAILFAPVNRRILATMPKHRNGAALVTLFLILAVVIIPAFILGAALLQEAAYFYGKVQSGDINFARLFSNAIAALPDWTRPYVRRLGLTNFHAAQTMLTRGITSSFRTLATQAFQIGQSAFSFLMALGVMLYLTYFLLRDGENLSRRVAAAAPLRASQRQALIEQFVVVIRATIKGSIVVAIVQGFIGGVVFWALGIQGALLWGVLMGAFSLLPAVGTGLIWVPVAAYLFVTGAIWQGVVLVACGVLVIGMVDNVLRPILVGRETRIPDYVVLISTLGGIELFGFNGIVIGPVIAALFIATWNIFTRMRGEDVAEEGEA, from the coding sequence ATGGATGCCAAAGCCCCCCCGCCGCTGCATGTGACGCCGAAACTGGAGGATGGTTTTTTCCTTGGCGTGGTGCTGCTCGTGTCGATCGCCTTCGCGCTGGTAGTGGAGCCGTTTTTCGCCGCGATATTGTGGGGGGTGATCGCCGCGATCCTGTTCGCGCCGGTCAACCGGCGGATATTGGCGACGATGCCGAAACATCGCAACGGCGCGGCGCTGGTGACGCTGTTCCTGATCCTGGCGGTGGTCATCATCCCGGCCTTCATACTGGGCGCGGCGCTGTTGCAGGAAGCGGCCTATTTCTATGGCAAGGTGCAGTCGGGCGACATTAATTTCGCCAGGCTGTTTTCCAATGCGATCGCGGCGCTGCCCGACTGGACGCGGCCCTATGTGCGGCGGCTGGGCCTGACCAATTTCCATGCGGCGCAGACGATGTTGACCAGGGGCATCACCAGCAGTTTCCGTACGCTGGCGACCCAGGCTTTCCAGATCGGGCAGAGCGCCTTCAGCTTCCTGATGGCGCTGGGCGTGATGCTCTACCTCACCTATTTTCTGCTGCGCGATGGCGAGAATCTGTCGCGCCGCGTCGCCGCCGCCGCGCCGCTGCGCGCCAGCCAGCGGCAGGCGCTGATCGAGCAGTTCGTCGTCGTCATCCGCGCGACGATCAAGGGCAGCATCGTCGTCGCCATCGTGCAGGGCTTTATCGGCGGCGTCGTATTCTGGGCGCTGGGGATTCAGGGCGCCTTGTTGTGGGGCGTGCTGATGGGCGCCTTCTCGCTGTTGCCGGCTGTCGGCACCGGCCTGATCTGGGTGCCGGTCGCGGCCTATCTGTTCGTGACCGGGGCGATCTGGCAGGGCGTGGTGCTGGTTGCCTGCGGCGTGCTGGTGATCGGTATGGTCGACAATGTGCTGCGCCCGATCCTGGTCGGCCGCGAGACGCGGATTCCCGACTATGTCGTGCTGATCTCGACGCTGGGCGGGATCGAACTGTTCGGCTTCAACGGCATCGTCATCGGCCCGGTGATCGCGGCGCTGTTCATCGCCACCTGGAATATCTTCACCCGGATGCGGGGCGAGGATGTGGCGGAAGAGGGCGAAGCCTGA
- a CDS encoding HPr family phosphocarrier protein, whose translation MNEVSQEVLISNKRGLHARASAKFVTLASGLPADIVVSKDGNHVTGTSIMGLMMLGAAKGDSITIKATGPEAVDSLGKLVGLVEDKFGEE comes from the coding sequence ATGAACGAAGTCAGCCAGGAAGTCCTCATCAGCAACAAGCGCGGCCTGCACGCACGAGCCAGCGCGAAGTTCGTGACCCTGGCGAGCGGCCTGCCCGCCGACATCGTCGTCAGCAAGGACGGCAACCACGTCACCGGCACGTCCATCATGGGCCTGATGATGCTGGGCGCGGCCAAGGGCGACAGCATCACCATCAAGGCCACCGGCCCCGAAGCGGTCGATTCGCTCGGCAAGCTGGTCGGGCTGGTCGAGGACAAGTTCGGCGAAGAGTGA
- a CDS encoding GNAT family N-acetyltransferase encodes MLTHRLATPADEPRLSALMTRAIEQLQSAWLTPDQVAASHGFMGLDSRLIADGTYFLIEDAGEIVGCGGWSRRATPYGGNHSAGRDDRLLDPASEPAKVRAMYTDPDHVRKGVGTLILSLCEAAAKAEGFAALELTGTMAGVPLYRSCGFADVRAFEDSGVPMLLMRKPI; translated from the coding sequence ATGTTGACCCATCGCCTCGCCACCCCGGCCGACGAACCGCGCCTGTCGGCGCTGATGACCCGCGCCATCGAACAATTGCAGTCCGCCTGGCTGACGCCCGATCAGGTCGCGGCCAGCCATGGCTTTATGGGGCTGGACAGCCGGCTGATCGCCGACGGCACCTATTTTCTGATCGAGGATGCGGGCGAGATCGTCGGGTGCGGCGGGTGGAGCCGGCGGGCGACGCCCTATGGCGGCAATCACAGCGCCGGGCGCGACGACCGGCTGCTCGACCCGGCGAGCGAGCCGGCGAAGGTGCGGGCGATGTATACCGACCCCGATCATGTGCGAAAGGGCGTGGGGACGCTGATCCTGTCGCTGTGCGAAGCGGCGGCGAAGGCGGAGGGCTTCGCCGCGCTCGAACTGACCGGCACGATGGCCGGGGTGCCGCTCTATCGCAGTTGCGGCTTTGCGGATGTGCGCGCGTTCGAGGATAGCGGCGTGCCGATGCTGTTGATGCGCAAGCCGATCTGA
- a CDS encoding DUF2322 family protein, translating to MIQPGATFKDNLQLLPPIDGVARIELIDATGAMVASIENQPGKQGSLAVYHYLQQVFGGLSAEAAEHGLALFAEITADARERPGAHPNIDRLFGIAAGGPPLDIEVIAAGR from the coding sequence ATGATTCAGCCCGGTGCGACGTTCAAGGATAATCTTCAGCTTTTGCCGCCCATCGACGGCGTTGCGCGCATCGAGCTGATCGACGCGACGGGCGCGATGGTCGCCAGCATCGAAAATCAGCCGGGCAAGCAAGGCTCGCTCGCCGTCTATCATTATTTGCAGCAGGTTTTCGGCGGGCTGAGCGCAGAAGCGGCTGAGCATGGGCTGGCGCTGTTCGCGGAGATCACGGCCGATGCGCGCGAGCGGCCCGGCGCCCATCCGAATATCGATCGTCTGTTTGGAATCGCCGCCGGCGGCCCACCGCTGGACATCGAGGTCATTGCCGCCGGACGCTGA
- the rapZ gene encoding RNase adapter RapZ yields MTAPKTILLLSGLSGAGKTTALKTLEDMGWEVVDNLPLVLLDRLLDTPLPAGHAGEDERPLALGIDARTRGFDANAIVQRIKALRERHGHDVETLFLDCSGTELERRFAETRRRHPLALDRPASDGIARERELTEPLRRWAAQVIDTTSFTSNGLQQEIRSRFSRERLSDPVLTILSFGFSRGVPRNADLMFDMRFLRNPHWEDALRPRTGLDPQVAAYIQEDPVYEEAVGKIEDLLTTLLPRYAEGGKAYITVAFGCTGGKHRSVHVAERVAKHLQEAGFSPTVLHRNIESTPQDSLEKRRPGGPKA; encoded by the coding sequence ATGACCGCGCCCAAGACCATCCTCCTGCTCTCCGGCCTGTCTGGCGCGGGCAAGACCACGGCGCTCAAGACGCTGGAGGATATGGGCTGGGAAGTGGTCGACAACCTGCCTCTCGTCCTGCTCGACCGGCTGCTCGACACGCCGCTTCCGGCCGGCCATGCCGGCGAGGATGAACGCCCGCTGGCGCTGGGCATCGACGCGCGCACCCGCGGCTTCGACGCCAACGCCATCGTCCAGCGGATCAAGGCGCTGCGCGAACGCCATGGCCATGATGTGGAGACGCTGTTTCTCGACTGTTCCGGCACGGAACTGGAACGCCGCTTCGCCGAAACGCGCCGTCGCCACCCGCTGGCGCTCGACCGCCCGGCGTCCGATGGCATCGCCCGCGAACGCGAACTGACCGAACCGCTGCGCCGCTGGGCCGCGCAGGTGATCGACACCACCAGTTTCACCAGCAACGGCTTGCAGCAGGAAATCCGCAGCCGCTTCTCGCGCGAGCGCCTGTCGGACCCGGTGCTGACGATTCTGTCCTTCGGCTTCTCGCGCGGGGTGCCGCGCAACGCCGACCTGATGTTCGACATGCGGTTCCTGCGCAACCCGCATTGGGAGGATGCCCTGCGCCCCAGGACCGGCCTCGACCCGCAAGTCGCCGCCTATATTCAGGAAGATCCGGTTTATGAGGAGGCGGTCGGCAAGATCGAGGATCTGCTGACAACCCTTCTTCCGCGCTATGCGGAGGGCGGAAAAGCCTATATTACCGTGGCTTTCGGCTGCACCGGGGGCAAGCATCGATCGGTGCATGTCGCCGAACGCGTCGCGAAGCACTTGCAAGAGGCCGGCTTTTCGCCCACGGTCTTGCACCGCAATATTGAATCAACGCCCCAGGACAGTCTGGAGAAGCGTCGACCGGGAGGCCCGAAAGCATAA
- a CDS encoding PTS sugar transporter subunit IIA, protein MIGLVLVTHGSLATEFVVAMEHVVGPQQQIETICIGPEDDMELRRADIAAAVARVNDGTGVILLTDLFGGTPSNLAISLLKAGEIEVIAGINLPMLIRLESARKVMDVRAAVAAAREAGQKYISVASELLGSTT, encoded by the coding sequence ATGATCGGACTCGTACTCGTCACCCATGGCTCGCTCGCGACGGAATTCGTCGTGGCGATGGAGCATGTCGTCGGCCCGCAGCAGCAGATCGAAACGATCTGCATCGGGCCGGAGGATGATATGGAGCTGCGCCGCGCGGACATCGCCGCCGCGGTCGCCCGCGTCAACGACGGCACCGGCGTCATCCTGCTGACCGACCTGTTCGGCGGCACCCCTTCCAACCTCGCCATCTCGCTGCTCAAGGCCGGTGAGATCGAGGTGATCGCCGGCATCAACCTGCCCATGCTCATTCGCCTGGAAAGCGCGCGCAAGGTCATGGACGTGCGCGCCGCGGTTGCCGCCGCGCGCGAAGCGGGGCAGAAATATATCAGCGTAGCGTCGGAACTGTTGGGCAGCACCACATGA
- a CDS encoding TrmH family RNA methyltransferase produces MAREITGFSNPLVKRVRSLREKKYRKAEGLFLAEGLRILTEAREEGVLPEMLFHAGSTHPLALELIDAIEAAGGDVIETTPDILSKISGKDNAQAVVGVYRDRLTPLEKLDRGTSDIWIVAQSLRDPGNLGTILRTGDAVGAGGLILIDDCVDPFSVESVRASMGALFTQSITQARWGEFMHWLRVGPGELIGTSLKATQDYQEPAYQSPSFLLVGNEAQGLPESYEAECDQLVKMPMLGKADSLNAAVATAVMAYELLNQKRKN; encoded by the coding sequence GTGGCACGCGAGATCACCGGATTTTCCAACCCGCTGGTAAAGCGCGTCCGTTCCCTGCGCGAAAAAAAATATCGCAAGGCCGAAGGACTGTTCCTGGCCGAAGGGCTGCGCATCCTGACCGAGGCGCGCGAGGAAGGCGTGCTGCCCGAAATGCTGTTCCATGCCGGGTCGACGCACCCGCTGGCCCTGGAGCTGATCGATGCGATCGAGGCGGCGGGCGGCGACGTGATCGAAACCACGCCCGATATCCTGTCCAAGATCAGCGGCAAGGATAATGCGCAGGCGGTGGTCGGCGTCTATCGCGACCGGCTGACCCCGCTGGAGAAGCTGGACCGGGGCACGTCCGATATCTGGATCGTCGCCCAGTCGTTGCGCGATCCCGGCAATCTGGGCACCATCCTGCGCACCGGCGATGCCGTGGGCGCGGGCGGCCTGATCCTGATCGACGATTGCGTCGATCCCTTCTCGGTCGAATCGGTCCGTGCCTCCATGGGCGCGCTGTTCACCCAGTCGATCACCCAGGCGCGCTGGGGCGAATTCATGCACTGGCTGCGCGTCGGGCCGGGCGAACTGATCGGCACCAGCCTGAAAGCCACACAGGATTATCAGGAACCGGCCTATCAAAGCCCCAGCTTCCTGCTGGTCGGCAATGAGGCGCAGGGGCTTCCCGAATCCTATGAAGCCGAATGCGACCAGTTGGTGAAGATGCCGATGCTGGGCAAGGCCGACAGTCTGAACGCCGCCGTGGCGACGGCGGTGATGGCCTATGAACTGCTGAACCAGAAACGGAAAAACTAG
- a CDS encoding TonB-dependent receptor plug domain-containing protein produces MNYRGLVSRAAIAIALSSSVTAFAQDSAPQAAATDEGAAIIVTGTRATGVTAAESAAPIKVLDSAMLEKVGQPNLNQVLTQLVPSFTAEAFGGDTANLTLSARLRGLSPNHALVLVNGKRRHGTSNLHVLSGPYQGGAAPDLDMIPPGAIARIEVLEDGAAAQYGSDAIAGVINIILKEDKGSISGNLTAGQYYKGDGDTYSGSITFAPDMGPDTYLNFTMFHRFHDFSQRGGVDSRIYNRDGTLRDSLSDAHAAMAAVGLPGAPYTNRIVGDSRSTLSTIFYNAGHDFGGVEIYAFGSYGRREASAYENYRQPWRVTRSDTLGEAGEDILFSATGFNPREAIKEDDFSNTGGIKGETGGFRWDISTTYGQDYSKLYTLDTANRSLFIDTGSTPSNFYDGFLKATEWTTNLDIAKEIELGLASPANIAFGAEYRENSFSIGKGDYGSTYFEGGQSYPGFLATDAGKHKRNNKAAYLDIALNPIDIWKVDGAVRFEDYSDFGTKWTWKLTNRIDFTEQVAVRGTVSTGFRAPSLLESYYSSTNVGPTSAYVQLPPNSAAAKLLGYDDLKPETSTNFSLGLVLRPIPKLNITLDAYQVKMKNRIVGTGSIVGLTSGEVTNQAVLDAIAAHGNVLDPYVLEVGDAGINLFTNGADTRTRGVDLTASYPTPVGGGSILWSLSANYNTTKITKLRLSEDLYAADARSILEKASPKYKIITGALFTSGGFSVNLRETFYGKASQVVIYGGDTPTVKVGAAALTDLEASYDFGKGFTLTFGANNLFNKKADTVPNDADDLPIDGGAVLDAPVTFSPYGINGGYYYGRIGFKF; encoded by the coding sequence ATGAATTATCGGGGTCTTGTTTCTCGCGCTGCTATCGCCATCGCGCTGAGTTCTTCCGTTACCGCATTCGCCCAGGATAGCGCGCCGCAGGCCGCCGCAACGGATGAGGGCGCCGCGATCATCGTCACCGGCACCCGCGCCACCGGCGTCACCGCCGCGGAAAGCGCAGCGCCGATCAAGGTTCTGGACAGCGCGATGCTGGAAAAGGTGGGCCAGCCCAACCTCAACCAAGTGCTGACCCAGCTCGTTCCGTCCTTCACCGCCGAAGCCTTTGGTGGCGACACCGCCAACCTGACGCTGTCGGCGCGCCTGCGCGGCCTCAGCCCCAACCATGCGCTGGTGCTGGTCAACGGCAAGCGCCGCCACGGCACGTCGAACCTGCACGTCCTGAGCGGCCCCTATCAGGGCGGCGCGGCGCCCGATCTCGACATGATCCCGCCGGGCGCGATCGCCCGCATCGAAGTGCTGGAGGATGGCGCGGCCGCCCAATATGGCTCCGACGCGATCGCCGGCGTCATCAACATCATCCTCAAGGAGGACAAGGGCTCCATCTCCGGCAACCTGACCGCCGGCCAATATTATAAGGGCGACGGCGACACCTATTCGGGGTCGATCACCTTCGCGCCGGACATGGGACCGGACACCTATCTGAACTTCACCATGTTCCACCGCTTCCATGATTTTTCGCAGCGCGGCGGGGTGGATTCGCGCATCTATAATCGCGACGGCACGCTGCGCGACAGCCTGAGCGACGCCCATGCCGCCATGGCCGCGGTCGGCCTGCCCGGCGCGCCCTACACCAACCGGATCGTCGGCGATTCCCGTTCGACGCTCAGCACCATCTTCTACAATGCCGGCCATGATTTCGGCGGCGTCGAGATCTATGCTTTCGGCAGCTATGGCCGGCGCGAGGCGAGCGCCTATGAAAATTATCGCCAGCCCTGGCGCGTGACCCGGTCTGACACGCTGGGCGAAGCGGGCGAGGACATATTGTTCAGCGCCACCGGCTTTAACCCGCGTGAGGCGATCAAGGAGGACGACTTCTCCAACACCGGCGGCATCAAGGGCGAAACCGGCGGCTTCCGCTGGGATATCAGCACCACCTATGGTCAGGATTATTCGAAGCTCTACACGCTCGATACCGCCAACCGTTCGCTGTTTATCGATACCGGATCGACCCCGTCCAACTTCTATGACGGCTTCCTGAAGGCCACCGAATGGACGACCAACCTCGACATCGCCAAGGAGATCGAACTGGGCCTGGCGTCGCCGGCCAATATCGCCTTCGGCGCGGAATATCGGGAAAACAGCTTCTCGATCGGCAAGGGCGACTATGGCTCCACCTATTTCGAAGGCGGCCAGTCCTATCCGGGCTTCCTGGCGACCGACGCGGGCAAGCATAAGCGCAACAACAAGGCGGCCTATCTGGATATCGCGCTGAATCCGATCGACATCTGGAAGGTCGATGGCGCGGTCCGGTTCGAGGATTATAGCGATTTCGGCACCAAATGGACGTGGAAGCTGACCAACCGCATCGACTTCACCGAGCAGGTCGCGGTGCGCGGCACCGTCAGCACCGGCTTTCGCGCGCCCTCGCTGCTCGAATCCTATTACAGCTCGACCAATGTCGGCCCGACCAGCGCCTATGTGCAGTTGCCGCCCAACTCGGCCGCCGCCAAGCTGCTGGGCTATGACGATCTGAAGCCCGAAACCTCGACCAATTTCAGCCTGGGTCTGGTGCTGCGGCCGATCCCCAAGCTGAACATCACGCTCGACGCCTATCAGGTGAAGATGAAGAACCGCATCGTCGGCACCGGATCGATCGTCGGCCTGACCAGCGGCGAAGTCACCAACCAGGCGGTGCTGGATGCGATCGCGGCGCACGGCAATGTCCTCGATCCCTATGTGCTGGAAGTGGGCGATGCGGGCATCAACCTGTTCACCAACGGCGCGGATACCCGCACCCGCGGCGTGGACCTGACCGCCAGCTATCCTACGCCGGTTGGCGGCGGCAGCATCCTCTGGTCGCTGTCGGCCAACTATAACACGACCAAGATCACCAAATTGCGCCTGTCCGAGGATCTCTATGCCGCCGATGCGCGCTCCATTCTGGAAAAGGCGTCGCCCAAATATAAGATCATCACCGGCGCGCTGTTCACCTCCGGCGGGTTCAGCGTCAACCTGCGCGAAACCTTCTATGGCAAGGCGTCGCAGGTCGTGATCTATGGCGGCGACACGCCGACGGTGAAGGTGGGCGCGGCGGCGTTGACCGATCTGGAGGCCAGCTACGACTTCGGCAAGGGCTTCACCCTGACCTTCGGCGCGAACAATCTGTTCAACAAGAAGGCGGACACCGTGCCGAACGACGCGGACGACCTGCCGATCGACGGCGGCGCGGTGCTGGATGCGCCCGTCACCTTCTCGCCCTATGGCATCAACGGTGGCTATTATTACGGCCGGATCGGCTTCAAATTCTGA
- a CDS encoding MFS transporter, whose product MTATNGIGEMWRHKRVLTASLIGTAVEFYDFYIYATAASLIFPSLFFPASSPSAQLMASYGSLALAFFARPVGAAVFGHYGDRIGRKATLVASLMLMGGCTLLIGFLPTYAMIGYWAPLILCLLRFGQGFGLGGEWGGAALLAVENAPPGWRARFGMFPQLGAPVGFIAANGLFLILGAFLSDADFFAWGWRLPFLGSAVLVILGLWVRLKLTETPEFAAAQKEAPPPAVPLATLLSSHLGAAIAGTFACAACFAVYYIATAFALGYGTTALKIDREIFLAIQLGAILFMALSIILAGWWADRTSPTRVLAWGCAGTVAMGIIFGPMIGTGALLPIFVALALALFMMGFIYGPLGAYLPALFPIQLRYTGASFAFNLGGIVGGALAPIVATWLIGAQGVALVGLYMTAAALISLAGLWWTSRTA is encoded by the coding sequence ATGACAGCGACGAACGGCATCGGCGAAATGTGGCGGCACAAGCGCGTGCTGACCGCCAGTCTGATCGGCACGGCGGTCGAATTTTACGACTTCTACATCTACGCCACCGCCGCCAGCCTGATCTTCCCCTCGCTCTTCTTCCCCGCCTCCTCGCCCAGCGCGCAGCTCATGGCCTCCTATGGCAGCCTCGCCCTCGCCTTCTTCGCCCGGCCGGTCGGCGCGGCGGTGTTCGGCCATTATGGCGACCGCATCGGGCGCAAGGCCACCTTGGTCGCCTCGCTGATGCTGATGGGCGGCTGCACCTTGCTGATCGGCTTCCTGCCCACCTATGCGATGATCGGCTATTGGGCGCCGCTGATCCTGTGCCTGCTGCGCTTCGGCCAGGGCTTTGGCCTGGGCGGCGAATGGGGCGGCGCGGCGCTGCTGGCGGTGGAAAACGCCCCGCCGGGCTGGCGCGCGCGCTTCGGCATGTTCCCGCAACTGGGCGCGCCGGTCGGCTTCATCGCCGCCAACGGCCTGTTCCTGATCCTGGGCGCGTTCCTGAGCGACGCCGACTTCTTCGCCTGGGGCTGGCGCCTGCCCTTCCTGGGCAGCGCGGTGCTGGTGATACTGGGCCTGTGGGTGCGCCTGAAACTCACCGAAACGCCCGAATTCGCCGCCGCGCAGAAGGAAGCGCCACCCCCCGCCGTGCCGCTCGCCACCCTGCTCTCCTCGCATCTGGGCGCGGCGATCGCCGGCACCTTCGCCTGCGCCGCCTGCTTCGCGGTCTATTATATCGCGACCGCCTTCGCGCTCGGCTACGGCACCACCGCGCTCAAGATCGACCGGGAAATCTTCCTCGCCATCCAGCTCGGCGCGATCCTGTTCATGGCGCTCAGCATCATCCTGGCCGGCTGGTGGGCCGACCGCACCAGCCCCACCCGCGTCCTCGCCTGGGGCTGCGCCGGCACGGTCGCGATGGGGATCATCTTTGGCCCGATGATCGGCACCGGCGCGCTGCTGCCGATCTTCGTCGCCCTCGCGCTCGCCCTGTTCATGATGGGATTCATCTACGGGCCTTTGGGCGCCTATCTGCCCGCGCTCTTCCCGATCCAGCTCCGATACACAGGCGCGTCCTTCGCCTTCAACCTGGGCGGCATCGTCGGCGGCGCGCTCGCTCCGATCGTCGCCACCTGGCTGATCGGCGCGCAGGGCGTGGCGCTGGTCGGCCTCTATATGACAGCGGCCGCGCTCATCAGTCTCGCGGGCCTGTGGTGGACCAGCCGGACGGCCTGA